The Arachis ipaensis cultivar K30076 chromosome B07, Araip1.1, whole genome shotgun sequence genome includes a window with the following:
- the LOC107609698 gene encoding uncharacterized protein LOC107609698, translating to MSMLVTEDNNNNNNKPHVVVDVDNNVSQGSTSSCVGNEGCASSETSEEQQQSNSHDSGSEIVAGAIEKERGSSVSSDQCSVELVDLESDVDKVRHLDHDNNNNNNKVERDCRICHLSMDMTNHESGGSPIELGCSCKDDLAAAHKQCAEAWFKIKGNKTCEICGSIAHNVAGTIEVQMTEQWNDSNDASIAPPTGPAPPASETRNFWQGHRFLNFLLACMVFAFVISWLFHFNVPS from the exons ATGTCAATGTTGGTTACtgaggacaacaacaacaacaataataagccTCATGTTGTTGTTGACGTAGACAATAATGTCTCTCAAGGTAGTACTAGTAGCTGTGTCGGCAAtgaaggttgtgcttcttctgaGACAAGTGAGGAACAACAACAAAGTAATTCCCATGATTCTGGTTCCGAGATTGTTGCTGGAGCAATTGAGAAAGAGAGAGGGTCTTCAGTTTCATCAGATCAGTGTTCTGTGGAGCTTGTGGATCTGGAGAGTGATGTGGATAAGGTACGGCACTTAGATCatgataacaataataataataataaggtggAGAGGGATTGCAGGATTTGTCACCTAAGCATGGATATGACCAACCATGAATCTGGTGGGTCCCCCATTGAACTTGGTTGTTCTTGTAAGGATGATTTGGCTGCTGCACATAAACAATGTGCTGAGGCTTGGTTCAAGATCAAAGGCAACAA AACTTGTGAAATTTGTGGATCAATTGCACACAATGTAGCCGGCACAATCGAAGTTCAAATGACAGAACAGTGGAATGACTCCAATGATGCTTCCATTGCTCCACCAACCGGGCCTGCACCCCCGGCCAGCGAAACTCGAAACTTCTGGCAGGGACATCGTTTTTTGAATTTCCTACTAGCTTGTATGGTCTTTGCATTTGTCATATCCTGGCTTTTTCACTTCAATGTGCCCTCATGA